The DNA region CAGGCCGCGCCACCGGGGTCACACAAACGTACGATACATACGCGGGCGGTTACGCGGCGGCGGACTCCGGTGATTACGCGGGCGCCGGCGACTACGCGACCGCGGGTGACCACCTGACCGCCGGGGACTACCTGAACGGCAGCCCCTACGCGACCGCGGGCATGTACGACTCGCCGGGCGGCATACACGAGACCGGCGACCTCTACTCGAAGAGCGACAGCTACCTCTTCGCTGCGGATCCTGCTACCCACGCCACGACCGGCTATGCGCCCGGCGGCGGTGGCCGCGGCCACCGCCGCCGCAGGAAGAACGTGACGCCCGTACGCACCGGTCTGCTCGGTGTCTCGGCCGCCGTCGCGATGGGTGCCGTCGCGGTCGCCTCCGGGCTGATCCCGGGCAGCGACAGCCTCTCGATCGGCGGCGGCAACGCCGACAAGGTCCGCGCCCAGGACTCGCCGAGCGACGTGCAGACCCAGGGCGGCACGGACGGCACCACGGACGACCGCGAGGACTCGGGCACGAGCCGTGACCTGGAGCGCTCCGCGTCTCCGTCGGTCTCGCCGACGGAGGCCCCGGAGAAGACCGAGAAGAAGACCCCCTCCGCGAAGCCGTCGACGAA from Streptomyces sp. NBC_00258 includes:
- a CDS encoding CAP domain-containing protein; this encodes MGRHRRSAAGRAATGRATGVTQTYDTYAGGYAAADSGDYAGAGDYATAGDHLTAGDYLNGSPYATAGMYDSPGGIHETGDLYSKSDSYLFAADPATHATTGYAPGGGGRGHRRRRKNVTPVRTGLLGVSAAVAMGAVAVASGLIPGSDSLSIGGGNADKVRAQDSPSDVQTQGGTDGTTDDREDSGTSRDLERSASPSVSPTEAPEKTEKKTPSAKPSTKAPVKEKPKTEPTTKAPEKKAPETAPSKAVSTASKAEAEVLSLVNEERAKAGCSPVTASSTLAALAESFSEDMAARGFFDHTDPSGASPWDRAEKLGIANLGGENIARGQADAAAVMEAWMNSPGHRANILNCDFKTLGVGAHFASGGPWWTQDFGY